DNA sequence from the Alkalilimnicola ehrlichii MLHE-1 genome:
CCGCCACAGCGTGCCCAGCCTGCACGTGCTCTCGTACAACGAGATCCCGGATGACCGCCAGGTTCGCATCGTAGCCACCGTAGGCCAGCAACAGCAGGTCGGCGGCGGCCAATAAAGGACAAGAGGGCAGGCGATGAAGATCCAGCGCATATTCGCCGAGGACATGCGGCAGGCCATCCGTAAGGTGCGCGAGGAGCACGGCCCCGAGGCCGTGATCCTCTCCACCAAGCCGGTTGAGGGTGGGGTGGAGGTGATCTCCGCCATCGACTACGACGAGCGGGCCGTGCAGCAGGCGGCGGGTGGCGCCGGCGAGCGGGGGGCGGGGCGTCCCGGCGGTTTGCCGCTGGGGGCCATCGGCGAGAACCGCCACCGCCGTCAGACGACCGCGGAGGCGGCCGCCGCTGGCGGGGCGTCCCGGCGGCAGGTGGACATCACCGTGGGCGACGATGACGACGGGGAGGCCCTGTTCGCCGATCTCCAGGCCGCCCATGAGCAGTCCAGTCGCGAGGCGGCGGCGCAGCAACCGGCGGCGGGGGAACGGCCTGTGCGGCGCCGGGGCCGAGGGGCTGAGACCGCGCCCCGGGTGGAGTGGGCCCAGGACCCGGCCATGAATGAGATGCGCGAGGAGCTGCGCCAGTTGCGCGGGTTGTTCGAGAGTCAGCTCAGCCTGATGGAGTGGGGCCGGATGGGGCAGCGGCACCCGGCCCGGGCCGGGCTGCTCAAGCGCCTGGCCGATATGGGGATGGGCAGTGACGTGGCCCGCCGCCTGGCCGACCACATCCCCGCCGAGGCGGAACCGGGCGAGGCCTGGGCCCGTGCCCTGGCGATCATCGAGCGCAACCTGCAGGTGGCCGAGGACGACATCCTGGAGCAGGGCGGGGTGATGGCCCTGGTGGGGCCCACCGGGGTGGGCAAGACCACCACCGTGGCCAAGCTGGCG
Encoded proteins:
- the flhF gene encoding flagellar biosynthesis protein FlhF, with the protein product MKIQRIFAEDMRQAIRKVREEHGPEAVILSTKPVEGGVEVISAIDYDERAVQQAAGGAGERGAGRPGGLPLGAIGENRHRRQTTAEAAAAGGASRRQVDITVGDDDDGEALFADLQAAHEQSSREAAAQQPAAGERPVRRRGRGAETAPRVEWAQDPAMNEMREELRQLRGLFESQLSLMEWGRMGQRHPARAGLLKRLADMGMGSDVARRLADHIPAEAEPGEAWARALAIIERNLQVAEDDILEQGGVMALVGPTGVGKTTTVAKLAARFALKHGRDQVALVSTDTFRIGAQDQLRNFASILQVPVYNAASGEELAGVLENLDDKRLVLVDTAGMSQRDVRLAEQFTALRESSRRLRTCLVLSAATQLSTLTESMRAFAVAEPQGCIFTKLDEATSLGGLLTVALRSRLPIAWLGTGQRVPEDLEVARGDRLAELASTLVEECHQEVDEEALALSLGGSRHAGE